A genomic stretch from Cellulomonas sp. KRMCY2 includes:
- the priA gene encoding bifunctional 1-(5-phosphoribosyl)-5-((5-phosphoribosylamino)methylideneamino)imidazole-4-carboxamide isomerase/phosphoribosylanthranilate isomerase PriA, which produces MRRLELLPAVDVAAGQAVRLVQGEAGSETSYGSPLQAALDWQADGAEWIHLVDLDAAFGRGSNADLLAEVVAALHVKVEMSGGIRDDASLARAVATGCTRVNLGTAALEDPEWTARVIAEHGDAIAVGLDVRGTTLAARGWTREGGDLWEVLERLDGAGCARYVVTDVTKDGTLRGPNVELLREVCTRTDAPVVASGGISSLEDLAVLRGLVGEGVEGAIVGKALYAGAFTLPQALDVAGRP; this is translated from the coding sequence ATGCGACGCCTTGAGCTGCTGCCGGCCGTCGACGTCGCCGCCGGGCAGGCCGTCCGCCTCGTCCAGGGCGAGGCCGGGTCCGAGACCTCCTACGGTAGCCCCCTGCAGGCTGCCCTCGACTGGCAGGCCGACGGTGCCGAGTGGATCCACCTCGTCGACCTCGATGCCGCGTTCGGACGCGGTTCGAACGCCGATCTCCTGGCCGAGGTCGTCGCGGCGCTGCACGTCAAGGTCGAGATGTCCGGCGGGATCCGCGACGACGCATCGCTCGCCCGCGCGGTCGCCACCGGGTGCACGAGGGTCAACCTCGGCACGGCCGCGCTCGAGGACCCCGAGTGGACCGCGCGGGTCATCGCGGAGCACGGTGACGCGATAGCGGTCGGGCTCGACGTGCGCGGCACCACGTTGGCCGCGCGCGGCTGGACCCGGGAGGGGGGCGACCTCTGGGAGGTGCTCGAGCGCCTCGACGGTGCCGGGTGCGCCCGGTACGTCGTCACCGACGTGACCAAGGACGGCACGCTGCGCGGTCCCAACGTCGAGCTGCTGCGCGAGGTGTGCACCCGCACGGACGCACCGGTCGTGGCGTCCGGCGGGATCTCGAGCCTCGAGGACCTCGCGGTGCTGCGTGGCCTGGTCGGTGAGGGCGTCGAGGGCGCGATCGTCGGCAAGGCGCTGTATGCCGGCGCGTTCACGCTGCCGCAGGCCCTGGACGTCGCCGGACGGCCGTAG